Part of the Maniola jurtina chromosome 22, ilManJurt1.1, whole genome shotgun sequence genome is shown below.
CTACAGCATATTAGCTTACATTCCAATTAGTTAATAGTGCGAAGACAACCTTTTATTTCGATAATTCTTAAGCGTTTTATAGATAGGTTAGgttgtaggtaattaattactaaaaatACCTTCATCTACGAGTATGTAGGTACCGAATATTCATATTCGTCTAGGCTCAAAGACGAATATGATTATTAGAGTACTTGACATTATCAAAGTACCTAAGCTGATAGATACAGCTCAAACTTTTGAGTCTAGCTTTCTAACTCTATGGTCTAGCTAAACTTGAAGCACGACCTTCAAATTTCAGAAATCAGGAATGAGCCTACACATGAGAAAGAAAGATAGGTATCTACCAAGGTATCTTACCTTACTCTACTGTATTTCTACTTATTCAATAGGTACGTCAATAGTTAATAGGTATAACaccaaaaaaatttcaaaagaaaaataaaaccgacttcaaaaaccacaagcactgaaaagtaataaatattttttttttagttacacgtgtaatgtacctaaataggtatgaagtcgagcgagcataataaaacaaaattagaaatccaaatgtgaagcttcacaatttttagtggccccactgtacttatgctatgcccagttaaaaccctactgtttactaagctattacactgatcgcgagcaatttgctcttccccattgaggagttctgttctccatctccgaagatattcatcagatcttcaccaaatttataacatgggaccacctgcacagtatactctttaaacaaaaaaaataattccaaatcggttcaggggtctttgagtaggtaaaaaaaaagattccgacgaattgagaacctcctcctttttttgaagtcggttaaaaatatcattataaCGCCAAGTttatttgctgtctgtttgctTGTGTAATCTCCTCGAAAACAATTGTATTTTCATACGTTTCCTTGTTGTAATTTGTACCTAATGGGTATTTCCGATACACCTCAATAAACCGAAGTAAAACGAAATAAATCTTCTTTTGACAgggtattattaaaatttattcccgtaggtaggtattacttaggtatatatctttaggtaggtacactagaATGCCGCTGGGGcggacgtgttctggagtggagaccgcgtatattcagcaagcgcagtgtgggatgacctccaacccgctggactgacgacctcaagaagatagcgggaagtgggtggatgaggaaggcatctaggatcgtgtgtggtagcgcgctcttgggaaggcctatgtccagctgtggacgcaaacaggctgattgattgactgacaCCAGAATAAAGTGTACGAACAAGTAAATTGAACTAGCTGACTAGGTTATCAGCAAGGTAGGTATATCGGAGGACGGAGTTCGGAGGACCGTGGACGTTcctagagtggagaccgcgtctAGGCCACAACAGTCTCCGTGACAAGATGGAACCATCGATGAGCGGAGCCATGATATCCGAAAGGTGGCTCGTAACGATCCCGAATCCAGCCCAccgcttcacacacctttgagaacattatggctaactctcaggcatgtaggtttcctcacgatattttcaaaTGCACATAGCCCTGAGAAGTTAGaggcccgagatcgaacccccgaccctcaAATAGGAGCCCGaccgtcttaaccactaggcctacctacctagtaggtacttaagtactatccaacacactagtctctcctttcaccaaaggtggTGGAGACtgctttaagcaataaggcggcctttgcatacaattgtttttagtttatagtttcttgttttgtcttagtttttttttttgttttgtatgtaggtaataaAGTTCACTATTTACTAGGTATTAGACTTACTTTACTAAGattactagcttttcacggaaaAATGGCGGCAAATCTTTGGGGATAAAAACTACGATGTCCCTTTATTCATTCTCATGCCATATCGTCGACATCGGTTCTGCCTTGAGCCGTAAAGTatcagacagacactttcacattttattaataagtaggtacctcgtactaaggatttagattttaataagATGAACAAAGGACACCGTTGTTATCATTATGCAGAGGTTACATTATCCCTGGCGGTTGATTgttgtctatttgttaggaattACGACAAATCTATCATTTGGTGACATAATTTTTGCATCAGTTTGCACCCTTTGTAAAACTTATCTGAACCGAGGCAATGATATAGAGCTGCTAATACCccggtagattttttttaaattattccgtgctataaattattttttctttaaacacgcgtttaaattacctatacctacctagtagatTGATGCAGCTTATGACTTACgcctttttaaattttcattgtaatttttaaaatattagactATCAATCAAAATATTCAGTACACaatgtatttaaatatcaaatagGTAGTATTTTGATACTGGACATCGcacatgaatttttttattaaccttGTGACTCAAAAAATGATTTACAGGGCCCACATGAGATTTCAGCTCGTTTCGAAATTTTCGGTGCGTATTTAGCCCAACAGCTAAGTAGACTGACAATACAGAGAGGCCGTAGCGTCAGTACCCTGGGCACCAATATAAACATCCTCTTTGTTGTTTGTCTCATGGTAATTTCGGAAAACCCGACCACGTTCTGTTCACAGTCCAAGGGTTTGgtctgggcgttgatgagtcagtcggTGGTtcaacatttttctttttatactgATGTATTAAGCTCATTATTCAGCCCAAAAAGGCCGGCAGAAGAGCTCCTGGCCGAAGAAGAACATCGTGGCTCAAGAATTTACACCAATAGTATGGGAAGAGTACCTGACCTCTTTTCCGTCCAAGGTCCAGATAGCTCTGATGGTGCCAACCTCCGGTAGGAGACGGCACTTCTAGAAGAAGAAGACACGTATTATACATACTAATTAGATTTTCAGAACAAGtaatgtttttgtaaatattttattaattaggttgTTTTGGCTGTGATAGTTTAAAAGACAAAATTCTTCCAGAGTATAAAgaaattacatatttaattcTATTTCTTACTCTAGTTCCTTTAAAATGATTGATAGTAATTTTGGAAGTGAGAATAAATCAACCCCAAGTCATAGTAAGGAACAGCTCTATACCATTATCTAAGACTTTCAGTGCTGGCGGTCAAAAGAACATTCTCTATAAATAGTAATGACCGTTGTCGGTCGGTACATTGCCTCACAAGTAGAGCAAGGGGCGCTTTCGACCCCGCTACAACGTTACATTAAATACCCGTGAAAGTACTGGAAGGTTCGATATTAGtgacatataaataaaattattattagtgaaaaattaaattaattttctagaaatttatttttcgtaaataaataaattattatttcttattttattgagtgagaattaaaataattttggtgTGATTTCAGTTTGACTGGGAAAAATGAAGGCTTTTGCGTCAGTATTGTTATGTGTCGGTGAGTACAGTTTTAGCATAATATTAAAActtagataaatattattatcataaaaatatcttggacgaataaatactcaaaaatatttgataaaagATGGAAATatcgttaatttttttataaaatgaaaaatagatGTATCtagtaaaaaagtaaatttacagtacgtacgtacgtacatacataacaaaaatgtaactattaaaataaaataaagtaaaacaataaaaaacaaataagagcaataaaataatttaatttttttttttaatgatttttttatgcTAAAACTTTGTTGTACTGGGAATGTACCTAATGGAAATTTGATTTTTgcgatttttaattaaatattgattggacagaaattttaattaaaatgtagaCATGTTATCTTGTAAAAATAATGAGAAATGTAGAAATAACTGTCTTGTAAAAATTGATTTTGCGCGAGGCTTACATTTTTCAGCTTTTCAGGAGTAGAATAAATATCGGGACTAATAATAcccaaataaaaacataaaaaactatAGGTACCCAATCATAAACGCAATATAGGTTGCCaagtagagattgctctaagcaataaggccgcctttgcccacaattgttttttctgttttcttctttctgtgttgtgttcctttacaagtgtttttgtgtgcaataaagggttctatctatctatctatctatctatctatagctACCACATTTACAATCATAGCACTCTTAACATTATCGAATacattattatagtatagtagATAGCTATCGGATTTCAGTTAATGGCTTTCTCCTGAAACCGAAGCTCGTGTTAAATACTCGTATGACCAAAACCGCAACGTGTGGTCATGAACTTCTAATTGAAAGTTCATTGATTACTTACTGTCATACCACAGGAATTTAATACTTCAGACTTCCTGCAGTGATGGTCTAGTGAAATAGCATACCACATCGATGAAAAAGGCCCTGCTATCGTTAAATAATGATAAGAGTATTTCCTATAATCAATGGCCCTTATTCACTTCACTATCATAATGTACCTGTATCTACGACTTTTGTTATCAACGGACGTTGTGACTGCCCGAAAATGCGAGTTACATGAGACCTATAAAACTTaagaattaatatttataatttaagtgtGTAATTCTGTAAACGGTTCTgaaccaaataaaattaaaaaaaaaaatatattatacaattatCAGAAGTGCTTGCCGTAAAACAGTTATTGTATGAAAACTGCTAAATGAGAATGAGCCCCGTGCGCGGGATatttatcataatcatcatcattgagGTTGTGCTCTTTTACCATCATTCGCTTAATTTTTATGATTGCTGTCATACACTCTTTGTTTATGTCCTATACCTTACTATTCTATGTCgttgaatttttattatagtACTCAGGTAAATATTTACCCATTAAAGATTGAAATCCGtgacgaaaaaaattaaaacgcccGCACCGTTGTCTATTAACACATAAACAGCTCTTACAATTGATTTTATCGTCAAATAAATTGTAACGTGAATGTGTAATATCACGCAAACAACTGCGTTACATACACAAACAAATTAATGGTGCATATCGATTAAATATAGGATATTATCTAATCGATATTACACTTAGGAAgtaaatacatagttacattTCCGAGCTGCTCCGATTTATTCGATTCTGCTctacaatattaaataatatattcggttCACTGAATCGGATGATCGTGCGTGTAATTGTCTAATTAACTGTTATGTTGTTTTAGTTAAGAACGCTAATAGGGCGATGTATTATGTACATGTTTATTAgttcttatttattaactataaATATTGCTATAATTTGTGGTTCATTATTATACTTTAATTTCTTAATTAGGCGTATATCATTAACCAAGCAGACAGAAATTGTTTAATTAGTACCCACAGAGAAATTGAGTGCTGTCTGAATTTCAGTTATTATTATCGCTCTTTAACTCGTTTGCTCCTTCTCTTTTAACTGCAGATACGTTTTTTTCAattcagtaggtacctttttCAGTAATTTCAAGTGTTTCTGAATATTAATATTAACGAATTAGTTTTGAATCATTTATAGTTCCAACTTTAACCTTTTAAAATCTCTACCATATGCATAATAATGCACTTATTCATCTTTTCATATCGATCGCGATCAAATTTTTTAACTAGAGgatataatacttacttactttacctGTAATTTGAGTTTAACGATCGGGTCAGATTTAAAAGCCTATTTTATTGAAGGCATTCCTTATTTTTGCATTTGTAGAGAACACTGTTATTGTTTGTTACAGGGGCGCTTTCCCTCGCATCATCAGCACCCGCCGGCAGCAAACACAGTCCACAAAGAGCTGAATACAACTACGAATATGCAGACAATTCCAAATCAGCAGCATCCAGAGAACCCAGACAACAGCAAGAATCAGCAAATCACTATGACTCTTACATCGAAGACGTCCAAACAGCGGCCACTGGTGGAAACACGGCGAAGAAAGGCTTCAGCAGAGGCAGTGGCTTGAGGACGATAGCTGTAGGGTCTGCTAATCAAGCAAAGACTGCATTAGGTAAACAAACTACTTCAGTATCTACCTAAAGAATCGTTTCAGAAGTAAGAACATaaggaataaaaataatgatgtgTACACCTACTAGGGAGGGGCTGTTACTTGGATCctcatattttgtcaattttttgGTTGCAAtcagtttatttttttcaaaaagcgCACTCACATccttctgaaaaaaaaaagatctacAAATACCTTGATATATCTCGCTATTAATCAACTTATGTGCTGCATCAATCCAAAATGTCCTCACTTTTAACATCCGCAATCAAAAAACGCAAGATCTTTTAATCCTTAAAGAATCTAAATTCGTCACTAACTTTATCAAACGAACCTGTGATGCCCGTTGTTGAACAAAATTTTGCCTTTTCTTAATAATGCCACCATATAATCCTCAGTCTTTCTCATCCACTTTTCGCAACCTCTTTATATCTTCTCCTTCTTGTCCTCTAGCTCGCGCTATGTAGAGTCGGGACCACATGTCCTTTTCTTCCACTCACTTCTGTCATACGTCAACGCATTTTCCACCCCTTTCCCCTTTTTCACGCAATCCACCCACCTTTTCTTggtcttcctctcctctttttgCCTTCCACATGCGTATTAATATTCTTCTAGTGACATGATTTAAACATCGTTTTTCCATTTTGCTGAAGAGTGCCTCACATAAAGGTACTTCTTCATCTCCAATCGCCATAATAAACAACTGAATAACtatatttaaaagttaaaactcaTAATATAACCAaagtaaatgattttttaatttattttaggtaaCCAGCAGGCCGCAGGGTTCCAAGCGGCTTATGTAGCTAAGAATACCCTCGCGCAGTCAGCTGCGCAGTCCAGTGCGACTGCTCAGGCAGCGTTAGCTGGGAAGCAAGTTATTCTGGCTGGGTTAGAACAGCAAGTGAGGGATGCTAAAGTGGGTCTCCAGGGTGAGGAGATGCAGCTGCAGCAAGCTAAGAGAGCAGCGCAGTCGGCGGCGCAAGCAGCGCAGCAAGCTATGCACCAGGTATGAAAAAAACTAATcttcagataggtaggtaggtaactactatTTCTTgtgagttaaaaataataacgcTATTTTAGGCTCTCTTAAGctaattttaaacactattatTAGAGTAAAGTTTTAAGATTTAAAATCAACGATGTATAAAGTTACAAAaaggttaaaattttatttgttgaGGGATCAGTATTTCTGAAAAATGAACCTATTTTGgcagtagtaggtaggtagtaactTATCGgctattttaattcaaaatattaatttatttacttaccaaaaaatcaaagactaattttgtagaaattttctaataatttatttctggctatatcttttattttctattaatttatttgtaaaacataaatcaaaatatcttgaaaaataacgtttttattcctgttttaaaatatcagcAAAAGTCTggaaaaaattacctaataataagttagtaattagattaatatttaatgtaagtttttataaatgttAACAAGCATCGGCTTGAGGGTCCTGAGAGATTGTCGATACAGCAAAGAAATATTTTCAGCCAACTGTGCATAAACTTGACCTCATTGAgaataatagatagatatacaTTGTGGTGACCATTTTAATAACTttgaaaaatcaattaaaataacaACAGGTCATTTCTTGCAACCGATCACAACAATTTCAACACTGATACAAAAGATGTCAAAAAAGTTTAATGTAATTTTGCGAAATTGCATCGATTGCAACTGAAGTGACCGCCGCCGTGGCTAAACCGTGGTGAAACTAACTAAGTcaacaataaaatacaatataaattgCTTTTGCATTGCATTGTTTAACTGTTATAATACTCTTTATTCTCTTGACATTGTTGTTACGATCAAGTAAAATGTTTCGATATGAAAATCGCAGAATTGGAGTGACCAAGATattgcaatttattttatatttgtattgAAAAGTGCTGCGCTTTCCAAG
Proteins encoded:
- the LOC123876666 gene encoding uncharacterized abhydrolase domain-containing protein DDB_G0269086-like translates to MKAFASVLLCVGALSLASSAPAGSKHSPQRAEYNYEYADNSKSAASREPRQQQESANHYDSYIEDVQTAATGGNTAKKGFSRGSGLRTIAVGSANQAKTALGNQQAAGFQAAYVAKNTLAQSAAQSSATAQAALAGKQVILAGLEQQVRDAKVGLQGEEMQLQQAKRAAQSAAQAAQQAMHQVNVIQAALNAAQATSENANEAASQAAGELGAQTAMVGAARQRLQTLQDQLKGVRIDFEATQAAARKAQAAAQQAQANAAEAAAKAAAAGLAAGQHKDASHEDTKEHVVVVEDEEEVEDDEEEEECEEE